Proteins from a single region of Runella sp. SP2:
- a CDS encoding DUF4256 domain-containing protein produces MNKQLPQERREELMTLLKTRFEKNKNRHAGLDWASVQAKIEANSDKMWSLNEMEESEGEPDVIGYDAATDEYIFVDCSAESPKGRRSFCYDRAALDARKEHKPANNALEFAEEIGVELLTEEQYKNLQLLGKFDTKTSSWIQTPAAIRKLGGALFCDRRYDHVFVYHNGAESYYAARGFRGLLRV; encoded by the coding sequence ATGAACAAGCAATTGCCCCAAGAACGCCGCGAAGAGCTAATGACTCTTCTGAAAACACGTTTTGAAAAAAACAAAAACCGCCATGCAGGACTCGATTGGGCCAGTGTACAAGCCAAAATTGAAGCAAATTCGGATAAAATGTGGTCGCTCAACGAAATGGAAGAATCCGAAGGCGAGCCCGATGTAATAGGCTACGACGCCGCAACAGACGAATACATTTTCGTTGATTGCTCAGCCGAAAGCCCAAAAGGTCGCCGTAGTTTTTGTTATGATCGTGCTGCCCTTGACGCCCGCAAAGAGCACAAGCCTGCCAACAATGCCTTAGAGTTTGCAGAAGAAATTGGGGTTGAACTTTTAACGGAAGAGCAATACAAAAATCTCCAGTTGCTTGGGAAGTTTGATACCAAAACCTCCAGCTGGATTCAAACGCCTGCCGCTATCCGCAAACTTGGAGGGGCTCTTTTTTGCGACCGCCGCTACGACCACGTTTTTGTGTATCACAACGGCGCCGAATCGTATTACGCCGCTCGCGGATTTAGGGGGTTATTGAGAGTGTAA
- the smpB gene encoding SsrA-binding protein SmpB codes for MSRTIDISNRRASFEYFFLETHTAGIVLTGTEIKSIRDGKANLTDAYCIFLDNELYVHHLHISPYEKGTYANHNPVRDRKLLLQKRELKKLAAKLKDQGLTIIPTRLFINENGLCKMEIALAKGKKLYDKRDSIKERDLKRGRGEE; via the coding sequence ATGAGCAGAACCATAGATATTAGCAATCGCCGCGCGTCGTTCGAGTACTTTTTTCTCGAAACCCACACCGCTGGGATTGTCTTGACTGGCACCGAAATTAAATCCATCCGCGACGGCAAAGCCAACCTCACGGATGCTTATTGTATTTTTTTGGACAATGAACTTTACGTGCACCACCTGCACATTTCTCCGTACGAAAAAGGGACGTATGCCAACCACAACCCCGTACGTGACCGTAAATTGTTGTTACAAAAAAGAGAGCTTAAAAAACTGGCTGCAAAACTCAAAGACCAAGGCTTGACGATTATTCCGACGCGCCTTTTTATCAATGAAAATGGCCTTTGTAAAATGGAAATTGCCCTAGCCAAAGGGAAAAAGCTCTACGACAAGCGCGACTCTATCAAAGAACGCGACCTCAAACGAGGCCGTGGGGAGGAATAA
- a CDS encoding helix-turn-helix transcriptional regulator: MNLRRDVFQAIADPTRRAILMLVASQAMTAGAIAANFDTARPTVSKHLQILTECELLSQHQNGREIYYHLNPQKMREIADFIEPFRQFWDDRFNKLEAIMKTYQANQ; this comes from the coding sequence ATGAATCTACGAAGAGATGTTTTTCAGGCCATTGCCGACCCAACTCGCAGGGCAATTCTGATGTTAGTTGCCTCACAGGCCATGACTGCGGGAGCCATTGCGGCCAATTTTGACACAGCACGCCCCACGGTATCCAAACATTTACAGATTCTTACCGAATGTGAGTTGCTGTCTCAACACCAAAACGGTCGAGAAATTTACTACCACCTCAACCCACAGAAAATGAGAGAAATTGCCGACTTCATTGAGCCTTTCCGTCAGTTTTGGGACGACCGATTTAACAAATTAGAAGCCATCATGAAAACCTATCAAGCCAATCAATAA
- a CDS encoding ABC transporter ATP-binding protein, which yields MQLTITNLSKTYSNGVQALKDVTLTIPQGMFGLLGPNGAGKSSLMRTIATLQEADSGSISLDDLDVLRQKEEVRKILGYLPQEFGVYPRVSAETMLDHIADLKGISNRGERKDIVTALLQKVNLYEARKKNLGTYSGGMKQRFGIAQALIGNPKLIIVDEPTAGLDPAERNRFHNLLSEIGENTIVILSTHIVEDVTNLCSHMAIICLGEVVAKGNPNELVKSLEGKVFKKSIEKHELNDYRENYQVISTSLKMGKTQIRVIADEPLEGFEAATPDLEDVYFSEITVRQGLAV from the coding sequence ATGCAGCTAACCATTACCAACCTTTCCAAAACGTATTCTAATGGAGTACAAGCCCTCAAAGATGTTACGCTCACGATTCCGCAGGGGATGTTTGGGCTTTTGGGCCCCAATGGCGCGGGTAAAAGTTCCTTGATGCGTACCATTGCGACCCTTCAAGAGGCCGATAGCGGTAGTATTTCGCTCGATGACTTGGACGTGCTACGCCAAAAAGAGGAGGTACGTAAAATTTTAGGATACTTGCCGCAAGAATTTGGAGTATATCCGCGCGTCAGTGCCGAAACCATGCTCGATCACATCGCCGACCTAAAAGGGATTTCGAACCGTGGCGAGCGTAAGGATATTGTAACGGCGCTTCTGCAAAAAGTAAACCTCTACGAAGCCCGCAAGAAAAACTTGGGGACGTATTCGGGAGGGATGAAACAACGTTTTGGCATTGCTCAGGCACTTATTGGCAATCCTAAACTCATCATTGTCGATGAACCTACGGCGGGCCTCGACCCTGCCGAACGTAACCGCTTTCACAACCTACTTTCGGAAATTGGCGAAAACACGATTGTGATTCTCTCAACGCACATCGTGGAAGATGTAACCAACCTTTGTTCGCACATGGCCATCATTTGTTTGGGCGAAGTTGTAGCCAAAGGAAATCCTAACGAGCTGGTGAAAAGCCTTGAAGGTAAGGTATTTAAGAAAAGTATTGAAAAACACGAGCTGAACGACTATCGCGAAAACTACCAAGTGATTTCGACTTCGCTGAAAATGGGAAAAACTCAAATTAGGGTCATTGCCGACGAGCCACTCGAAGGCTTTGAAGCGGCTACGCCCGATTTAGAAGATGTATATTTCTCAGAAATCACGGTTCGCCAAGGACTGGCAGTGTAG
- a CDS encoding SRPBCC domain-containing protein, with protein MLQPKTNVHAEDGKQELLITREFDLPVELLFKAYIVPEIVEQWMGTKVLKLENHAHGGYQFETTDPRGHAHRFSGVIHEFVPNQKITRTFEMENTPFAVQLEFLEFEKLTETTSKLTMHIVFKSIAYRNQLLQMPFAMGINLAHNRLQAFFAN; from the coding sequence ATGTTGCAGCCCAAAACCAACGTCCACGCCGAAGATGGGAAGCAAGAGCTCTTGATTACGAGAGAGTTTGATTTGCCCGTTGAGCTTCTTTTCAAAGCCTACATCGTTCCTGAAATCGTCGAACAGTGGATGGGAACGAAAGTGCTCAAACTTGAAAATCATGCCCACGGTGGATACCAATTTGAAACCACCGACCCACGAGGCCACGCGCATCGGTTTAGCGGGGTCATTCATGAATTTGTCCCTAACCAAAAAATTACGCGGACGTTTGAAATGGAAAATACGCCCTTTGCTGTGCAACTTGAGTTTTTGGAATTTGAAAAACTCACCGAAACAACCAGCAAACTGACGATGCACATCGTGTTTAAGTCAATTGCCTACCGTAATCAATTGCTACAAATGCCGTTTGCAATGGGTATCAACCTCGCACACAACCGATTACAAGCATTTTTTGCCAACTAA
- a CDS encoding GNAT family N-acetyltransferase: MKPSYHLRRWQKGDERSLVRYANNYHIWRNVRDAFPHPYTSDDAFHWINMCESEKIPTVFAIEVEGEAVGCVGIVLQKDIFCKNAEIGYWLGEPFWGKGIITEAVLEITDYAFRTFALHRLYAGVMAHNPASMKVLEKAGYHLEAILKKSIYKENTFIDEHLYVRFREG, translated from the coding sequence ATGAAGCCTTCCTACCATTTACGCCGCTGGCAAAAAGGAGACGAGCGTTCGCTCGTTCGCTATGCCAACAATTACCACATTTGGCGCAACGTGCGCGACGCCTTCCCACATCCGTACACAAGTGATGATGCCTTCCATTGGATAAATATGTGCGAATCCGAAAAAATACCTACGGTGTTTGCGATTGAGGTCGAGGGAGAAGCCGTGGGCTGCGTGGGAATTGTTTTACAAAAAGATATTTTTTGTAAAAATGCCGAAATTGGCTATTGGCTTGGGGAGCCTTTTTGGGGAAAAGGAATCATTACTGAAGCGGTATTAGAAATCACTGATTACGCCTTTCGCACGTTCGCTTTGCACCGCCTATATGCTGGTGTAATGGCCCACAATCCTGCATCAATGAAAGTATTAGAAAAAGCAGGTTATCACTTGGAGGCCATTCTGAAGAAATCTATTTACAAAGAAAATACCTTCATCGACGAGCACCTCTACGTCCGATTTCGAGAAGGGTAA
- a CDS encoding NAD(P)/FAD-dependent oxidoreductase, with amino-acid sequence MKRRIFLKSIPASLLASSYWTTACQAENGINPADKRVVVIGAGIAGLAAAKKLQEAGFKVNVLEAQDKVGGRVRTNRSLGIPFDEGASWIHGIDGNPIAALAQEAGMTTFQTLDESMKSYDIGGAIRKTSTYDSAEDEFYKILGSMMKKGSDDQSFASVFNRLYPEKQNDRLWKFFLSTYVTFDTGDLDKLSSTLYYEGEEYAGVEKIATNGYDTLVTYLAQSLSISLNQRVSAIDYRNSSVQITHNNTVTQADFVIVTVPLGVLKNNKLLFTPNLPATKQTAIQKIGMNCVNKFLLTWNTTFWDDVQYISYTPEVRDKFNYFVNLNKFTPSANALMTFAYADYGRATEAMTDAQVTSEIMAHLKDMYGTSIPAPTRMLRTRWSTNENSFGAYSYTAVGTEMRHFDDLAEEIDNKLFFAGEHTEADHFSTAHGAYLSGIREADKIITLL; translated from the coding sequence ATGAAAAGGCGGATTTTTCTAAAAAGTATCCCTGCTTCGCTCTTGGCTTCCTCTTACTGGACGACTGCCTGCCAAGCAGAAAACGGTATCAATCCTGCCGATAAAAGAGTGGTGGTGATTGGAGCGGGTATTGCGGGTTTGGCAGCAGCCAAAAAGCTACAAGAAGCAGGATTTAAGGTGAATGTTTTGGAGGCACAAGATAAAGTGGGAGGACGAGTGCGCACCAATCGTTCGTTAGGGATTCCGTTCGACGAAGGCGCAAGTTGGATACATGGCATCGACGGCAACCCCATCGCTGCGTTGGCGCAAGAAGCAGGTATGACGACGTTTCAGACGCTTGATGAAAGTATGAAATCGTACGACATTGGAGGAGCTATCCGAAAAACTTCTACCTACGACTCGGCCGAAGACGAGTTTTATAAAATCCTCGGTTCAATGATGAAAAAGGGTAGCGACGACCAAAGTTTTGCCAGTGTTTTCAATCGACTTTATCCCGAAAAGCAAAACGACCGCTTGTGGAAATTTTTTCTTTCTACTTATGTCACGTTCGACACAGGCGATTTGGATAAACTGTCCTCTACCCTTTATTATGAAGGAGAAGAATATGCAGGTGTAGAAAAAATCGCTACCAATGGCTACGACACCCTTGTTACTTACTTAGCCCAAAGCCTGTCTATTAGCTTAAATCAACGCGTTTCGGCCATTGATTACCGCAATTCGTCCGTTCAAATTACCCACAATAATACCGTCACTCAAGCTGACTTTGTGATTGTAACAGTGCCTTTGGGTGTGCTCAAAAACAACAAACTCCTTTTTACCCCTAACTTACCCGCCACCAAACAAACAGCGATTCAAAAAATAGGAATGAATTGCGTCAATAAATTTTTGCTCACGTGGAATACCACTTTTTGGGACGACGTTCAGTACATTTCGTACACCCCCGAAGTGCGTGATAAGTTTAATTATTTTGTCAATCTCAACAAGTTCACGCCCTCCGCCAATGCCCTCATGACCTTTGCCTATGCTGACTATGGCCGAGCGACCGAGGCCATGACAGACGCCCAAGTAACAAGCGAAATCATGGCGCATTTGAAAGACATGTACGGAACATCGATTCCTGCGCCTACGCGTATGCTCCGTACCCGATGGAGTACCAACGAAAACTCCTTTGGAGCCTATTCATACACCGCCGTTGGCACCGAAATGCGGCACTTTGACGACCTTGCCGAAGAAATTGACAATAAGCTATTTTTTGCAGGAGAACATACCGAGGCCGACCACTTCTCTACCGCCCACGGAGCCTATTTGAGTGGAATTCGCGAAGCCGACAAAATCATTACCTTGTTGTAA
- a CDS encoding S9 family peptidase: MKKLFLLFGMMLSTVAFAQPKPKPAMGWKDVLNWKAIPSFGGTQLSPDGQWYAYVLATYESDAELIIQKTSDTTKYVYPIGTPSFPQISFSDNSKWVAFKVFAKNKDKKAAAKPGGKPIPDKVFLVELASNKKTEFDRVKSFAFNGEKATHLALLLTASGGAGPSAGGGDAAKGTDLLLHDLGTSKTQNVGNVAEMGFDKAGNWLAMTIDANEKAGNGVQLRNMTTGVTLTMDNDKARYQSLNWTEKGDGLALLKSVKDEKYKNERVGVLGIKNFGTMPELITYDPKSDSLGFPKGMTVSPNRTPYWSEDLSRLFFGVHKLELAKKEDKKPAAAPKDTTKKLSDAEKLAKIKADTTVKTLEDLQKALAKVKTDSTKAVASADKKDDTEKPEVTVWNWQDKRLQSRQQIQETQDKNQNYVSMYDVAAKKFVQLADSTVKSISIAPKQLYGIGTDNSEYELESSLDGRNYVDVYVTELKTGKREKVRTKHYLPNFWSGAQPSPDGTKFMYWEGTNYWVYDMATKTSRNLTEKVPTSFVDVDDDHNQQTPPQGAVGWSSDSKSVLLSDGWDIWQVPTDEKDTKGKALVAVNLTQNGKKDKIRYDQRYQLDPEEKGIDLKKPLYLHTYGEWTKKSGVARLDIGKTITVKPLLWQDAAVGSLSKAKKAETFVFAKETFTQPRQYFVTTSPELGSEKQLTKNAPLLEKFAWSAGTRLVDYVSDKGDTLQGALFLPAGYEQGKKYPTVVYYYEKLSQTLHNFANPAYSGTGWNPSIYTSNGYAVFIPDIVYKLNDPGMSAVWCVLPAVKAALKTGVIDEAKIGIHGHSWGGYQTSFLITQTNMFKAAAAGAPLTDMISMYNLIYKNSGTSNGQIFEGSQGRLVAPWENWEAYNRNSPIYHVKKVQTPLLMLHNDADGAVDFTQGVEYYTALRRLKKPVVMVQYKGENHGLAKQPNRKDYSVRMMEFFDHFLKGKPAPEWWSKGVPRLELEQHIEGRIFEN, translated from the coding sequence ATGAAAAAACTCTTCCTTCTATTTGGGATGATGCTCAGTACGGTGGCTTTTGCCCAACCCAAGCCCAAACCTGCCATGGGTTGGAAAGACGTCCTCAACTGGAAAGCCATTCCGTCCTTTGGTGGTACCCAACTCTCGCCCGACGGCCAATGGTATGCTTATGTATTGGCAACCTACGAAAGTGATGCCGAACTGATTATTCAAAAAACGTCGGATACTACCAAATACGTATATCCGATTGGTACACCGTCGTTTCCACAAATTAGCTTTTCCGACAACAGCAAGTGGGTAGCTTTTAAGGTGTTTGCCAAAAACAAAGACAAAAAAGCGGCTGCTAAACCAGGTGGAAAACCCATTCCTGACAAAGTATTTTTGGTGGAATTGGCGTCGAACAAAAAAACGGAATTTGACCGCGTAAAAAGCTTTGCCTTCAACGGTGAGAAAGCAACGCATTTGGCGCTTTTGCTTACCGCAAGTGGCGGCGCAGGCCCTTCGGCTGGCGGTGGTGATGCTGCCAAAGGTACCGATTTGTTGTTGCACGACCTTGGCACCAGCAAAACCCAAAACGTGGGAAATGTGGCTGAAATGGGTTTTGACAAAGCGGGGAACTGGTTAGCGATGACCATTGATGCCAACGAAAAAGCAGGAAACGGTGTCCAATTACGCAACATGACCACGGGCGTGACGCTGACGATGGACAACGACAAGGCGCGTTATCAGTCGTTAAACTGGACCGAGAAAGGCGATGGCTTGGCCTTGCTCAAAAGCGTTAAAGACGAAAAGTACAAAAACGAGCGGGTAGGGGTGTTGGGGATTAAAAACTTTGGAACGATGCCCGAACTCATCACCTACGACCCCAAAAGCGATAGTCTTGGTTTCCCCAAAGGAATGACCGTAAGCCCTAACCGCACGCCCTATTGGTCGGAGGATTTAAGTAGGTTGTTTTTTGGCGTCCATAAATTAGAGTTGGCAAAAAAAGAAGATAAAAAGCCCGCTGCTGCGCCCAAAGACACGACAAAGAAGCTGTCTGACGCGGAGAAGTTAGCCAAAATCAAGGCGGATACTACGGTCAAAACCTTGGAAGATTTGCAAAAAGCCCTCGCCAAAGTGAAGACTGACTCTACCAAAGCAGTAGCGAGTGCCGATAAAAAAGACGACACTGAAAAGCCCGAAGTGACGGTTTGGAACTGGCAAGATAAGCGTTTGCAGTCGAGACAACAGATTCAGGAGACCCAAGATAAAAACCAAAACTACGTGTCGATGTACGACGTGGCGGCTAAGAAGTTTGTACAATTGGCCGACAGCACCGTGAAATCCATTTCTATTGCTCCCAAACAGTTGTACGGTATTGGTACCGACAACAGTGAGTACGAATTGGAAAGTAGCCTCGACGGTCGCAACTACGTGGATGTTTACGTAACAGAGCTAAAAACGGGCAAGCGCGAAAAAGTAAGAACGAAGCATTATTTGCCTAATTTTTGGTCAGGTGCGCAGCCTTCTCCCGATGGTACAAAGTTTATGTACTGGGAAGGAACTAACTATTGGGTCTATGACATGGCGACCAAAACTAGTCGCAATTTGACCGAAAAAGTACCGACGTCGTTTGTGGATGTGGACGATGACCACAACCAACAAACCCCACCGCAAGGAGCCGTCGGCTGGAGCAGCGATAGTAAATCGGTGTTGTTGTCGGACGGTTGGGATATTTGGCAAGTACCTACCGACGAAAAAGATACCAAAGGAAAGGCGTTGGTGGCGGTTAATTTGACCCAAAACGGTAAAAAAGACAAGATTCGCTACGACCAACGCTACCAACTCGACCCCGAAGAAAAAGGGATTGATTTGAAAAAACCGTTGTACTTGCATACGTATGGCGAGTGGACGAAAAAAAGTGGGGTAGCGCGTTTGGACATCGGAAAGACCATCACCGTGAAGCCTTTGTTATGGCAAGATGCGGCGGTTGGTAGTTTGTCCAAAGCCAAAAAGGCGGAGACGTTTGTGTTTGCCAAAGAAACATTTACCCAACCACGTCAGTATTTTGTAACAACGAGTCCAGAACTTGGCAGTGAGAAACAATTGACCAAAAATGCGCCATTGCTTGAGAAATTTGCGTGGTCGGCAGGAACTCGCTTGGTCGATTACGTAAGCGACAAAGGTGATACGTTGCAAGGGGCGTTGTTTTTGCCAGCGGGCTACGAGCAGGGTAAAAAATACCCAACGGTGGTGTATTACTACGAAAAACTATCGCAGACGCTCCATAATTTCGCCAATCCTGCTTATTCTGGTACAGGTTGGAATCCTTCAATTTATACCTCAAACGGCTACGCTGTATTTATTCCAGACATTGTGTATAAACTCAACGACCCAGGTATGTCGGCGGTTTGGTGCGTATTGCCTGCGGTAAAAGCGGCCCTCAAAACGGGCGTGATTGACGAAGCCAAAATTGGTATCCACGGTCACTCTTGGGGCGGCTACCAAACCAGCTTTTTGATTACGCAAACCAATATGTTTAAGGCGGCCGCCGCTGGAGCACCGTTGACGGACATGATTTCGATGTACAATTTGATCTATAAAAACTCAGGAACGAGCAACGGACAAATTTTTGAAGGTTCACAGGGACGATTGGTCGCGCCGTGGGAAAACTGGGAGGCTTACAACCGTAACTCACCGATTTACCACGTCAAAAAGGTACAAACTCCGCTTCTGATGTTGCACAACGACGCCGACGGTGCCGTTGATTTTACCCAAGGAGTAGAGTACTACACGGCTTTGCGTCGTTTGAAGAAACCCGTCGTGATGGTACAATACAAAGGTGAAAACCACGGATTGGCTAAACAACCGAACCGCAAAGACTACTCAGTGCGGATGATGGAGTTTTTTGATCATTTCTTAAAGGGAAAACCTGCCCCAGAATGGTGGTCGAAGGGTGTGCCGCGCTTAGAGCTCGAGCAGCACATCGAAGGACGTATTTTTGAAAACTAG
- a CDS encoding lipocalin family protein — translation MRCFIYLIFVSLFVACQSSDSVDSNKELTGTWKLISYCKSTGTSGCTQTTVPNDKGVFISFSKKNEFNEYYQNTRPIDYSFLGCGGGSYQVEGSQVRIRAVCMSSSNGQLIDLTSLSQNRLVLNPSGRGEYLFEKQ, via the coding sequence ATGCGCTGCTTTATTTACTTGATTTTTGTTAGCCTTTTCGTTGCTTGCCAATCGTCTGATTCTGTGGACTCTAACAAAGAACTGACAGGAACTTGGAAGTTGATTTCCTATTGTAAGTCCACGGGCACCTCTGGCTGCACCCAAACCACCGTTCCCAATGACAAGGGAGTATTTATTTCGTTTTCCAAGAAAAATGAATTTAATGAATACTACCAAAACACCCGCCCCATCGACTACAGTTTTCTAGGATGTGGTGGCGGAAGTTACCAAGTCGAAGGCAGTCAAGTGCGCATTCGTGCCGTGTGTATGTCTTCTTCCAACGGGCAGCTCATCGACCTTACCTCTCTCAGCCAAAATCGATTGGTACTCAATCCTTCGGGAAGGGGGGAGTACCTTTTTGAAAAACAGTAA